In Legionella cardiaca, a genomic segment contains:
- the letA gene encoding two-component system response regulator LetA yields MIKVLIVDDHALVRMGIRRLLEDLPDVEVVADAESGELALALVKSHKPDVVLLDMKMPGIDGWEVTRRLKKSNPQVKVIAVTAMCTEPMPTRVLQLGAMGYLTKESGAEEMAAAIRKVARGEKYLSAEIAQKMAISSLEATQESPFDLLSEREMQVMLMITSGMTVQDIADRLFLSSKTINGYRYRMFEKLGIKNDVELTFLAMKHRVIEQPNDALHDE; encoded by the coding sequence TTGATAAAAGTTCTAATTGTTGATGACCATGCCCTGGTAAGAATGGGTATTCGACGATTACTTGAGGATCTGCCTGATGTAGAGGTAGTAGCGGATGCAGAAAGTGGTGAGCTTGCTTTGGCATTGGTAAAATCTCACAAACCCGATGTGGTATTGCTCGACATGAAAATGCCGGGAATTGACGGCTGGGAAGTGACAAGGCGTCTTAAAAAATCTAATCCTCAGGTTAAGGTAATTGCGGTAACAGCGATGTGTACCGAACCAATGCCTACCCGTGTTTTACAATTAGGCGCAATGGGCTACTTGACGAAAGAATCAGGTGCTGAGGAAATGGCCGCAGCTATTCGCAAAGTAGCCCGCGGTGAAAAATATTTAAGCGCTGAAATTGCTCAGAAGATGGCAATTAGCAGCCTGGAAGCCACTCAAGAATCTCCTTTTGATTTGTTATCTGAGCGTGAAATGCAGGTTATGTTGATGATTACCAGCGGTATGACAGTTCAGGATATAGCAGATCGATTGTTTTTAAGCTCTAAAACTATTAATGGTTACCGTTATAGAATGTTCGAAAAACTGGGAATAAAGAATGATGTAGAGCTTACTTTCTTGGCAATGAAGCATCGTGTTATTGAACAGCCTAACGATGCATTGCATGACGAGTAA